In Bradyrhizobium sp. 200, the sequence ATCAGGCCACCAAGCGCGCTCAGCACGCCCGGAGTCATGGGCACCACGATCTCGTTCATCTTCAGCACACGCGCCAAGTGGCAGGCCAGCATCGGACCGGCGCCACCAAACGGCAGCAGCGCGAAGTTGCGTGGATCGATCCCGAAACGCGAAACCAATCGGCTCACACCGGCATACATGCCTGAGATCGAGACGTTTATGATCGCCTCCGCGGTCTTGTAGAGATCCTGTCCGAGCGCATCGGCCAGCTCGCCGACTGCGCGCTTGGCGGCCTCGCGGTCAACCTGGACGGCGCTGTACCCAAGATCGGCCTGCCCCAGTACGCCCATCACGGCGAACGCGTCGGTGATGGTGGGGCGTGTGCCGCCCCGGCCATAGCAGACCGGGCCGGGATTAGAGCCGGCGCTCTCCGGGCCCACCTTGAGCACGCCGAACTCGTCTACCCACGCGATAGAACCACCGCCGTCGCCGATCGAAGACACCGACACGGACGGGATGTGGATCTGGAAGTCGCCTATATATTCCCCGGTGGCATATTGCGGCTTACCGTCGATGATCAGCGCTACGTCGGCCGTGGTGCCACCAATGTCCAGGCTCATGCAGTTGGGGACGCCGCACTGCTGAGCGACGTACGCGGCACCGATGACGCCCGAGGCGGTGCCCGACAGGATCATCTGCACGCAATTGGTCTTGCCATGTTCCGCGCTCATAACACCGCCGTTGGACTTCGTCACCTTGAGCTCGGCGGGCACCCCCGTTTCCTTCAGCGCATCCTGCAGGCTCGAGAGATAATGCGAGACCTTCGGCTGCACATAGCTGCCGATCACAGCGGTCAGTGTCCGTTCATACTCGCGGATGATCGGCCACACTTCATGCGAGCACGACACGAACAGGTTCGGACGTGCCCGCTGCAGGATCGCCTTGACCCGTTGCTCATGCGCCGGGTTGCGATAGGCATGGAGCAGCGAAACCACGACGCCCTCGCAACCGGTGCGTTCCACCGCGGCAAGCGCGGCGAGCACCGACGCGTCGTCCACCGCGCTCTCCACCGTGCCGTCGAAGTTCGTCCGCTCGTCGATGCCGAATACCCGGTCGCGCGGGATCAGGGATTCCGGCCGTACCGACATCAGGTGATACATGTCGGGGATCTTGAGGCGCGCGAGGTCGAGCACGTCCTCGAAGTTTCGTGTGGTCAGGAGTCCCAACCTAAGCCCCTTGCGCTGGACGACTGCGTTGACGCCGACGGTCGTACCGTGGGTGAAGTAGGCGACTTCGCGCGCGTCGATGCCGTAACGATGCGCGAGGCTGGCCATGCCCTCGAGCACTTCGCTGCCCGGGCTCTCCGGACGGGAGAACACTTTCAGAGTACGCACGCTGCGAGTCTGCGGGTCGAGCACCGCGAAGTCCGCAAACGAGCCGCCGATGTCGACGCCGATCCTTAGAGACATGAGTCCTTCCTTGGTCGGCCTCACTTGCCGATCTGCTTGTTCCAGGTCTCGACCCACTGGGGTGAAACTGCCGCAATGTCATCGAACGACACCAAGATCGATCGTTCCTCCGTTGCGATGCGTGGCTGAACCTTGGGCACGTACTTCACGTTGATGTTCGATGCCGCGTACTGCATTGCATTGGCGAAGCAGGCCTGGCCTTCGGCCGACGCCAGCGCATTCATGAACTGCAGGCCCAGCGGCGACCCGTTCTTAACCTTCTGCGCCATGTTCGGATAGCCCACCGCGCCCGGGGCCGGGTTGAGGTAGCCGATGTCCGGATTGTTGGCGTCGTGCTCCGCCCATGCGCGACCATCGAAGTACATCGCCATGTCGATATCGCCCGAACGGAGTGCCATCAGCGGCGAGTTCGGATCGCTGTAGAAGGTAACATTGCCGCTGGCCTGCATGCGCTTGACCTGATCCAGCGCCGGCTGAATGTTGTCGTAGCTGCCGCCATAGATCTTTGTGAACAGGGCGATGAGGCCGGCGGCGTTGGCCACATAGGAAACGCTCGGCAGGGCCGCTTTCCATTGACCCTTGACCGTGCCTTCGACAAACTCCTGCCATGACTTCGGTGGGTTCGGGACGGCCTTGGTGCTGTACATCAAGCCGTAGGCGCCGTAGGTGATCGGGAAGCCATAGCCGCCCCCATA encodes:
- a CDS encoding hydantoinase/oxoprolinase family protein; protein product: MSLRIGVDIGGSFADFAVLDPQTRSVRTLKVFSRPESPGSEVLEGMASLAHRYGIDAREVAYFTHGTTVGVNAVVQRKGLRLGLLTTRNFEDVLDLARLKIPDMYHLMSVRPESLIPRDRVFGIDERTNFDGTVESAVDDASVLAALAAVERTGCEGVVVSLLHAYRNPAHEQRVKAILQRARPNLFVSCSHEVWPIIREYERTLTAVIGSYVQPKVSHYLSSLQDALKETGVPAELKVTKSNGGVMSAEHGKTNCVQMILSGTASGVIGAAYVAQQCGVPNCMSLDIGGTTADVALIIDGKPQYATGEYIGDFQIHIPSVSVSSIGDGGGSIAWVDEFGVLKVGPESAGSNPGPVCYGRGGTRPTITDAFAVMGVLGQADLGYSAVQVDREAAKRAVGELADALGQDLYKTAEAIINVSISGMYAGVSRLVSRFGIDPRNFALLPFGGAGPMLACHLARVLKMNEIVVPMTPGVLSALGGLIADTKNDFVKTTYYNLDSSTLRQLDRDRAELERIARDWIREEIGSDAEAQITLSADMRYRGQSFEVDTPLNPAALAAGNLTAVRDAFHREHEKLYGHSDDTAMVQVIALRLVIAAPTPKPALETVEEANDPPLPIRWVDVFLDGAFREVPLYQRSALCATQRFDGPAVVVQDDTTTCVLPGYTAAVDRHGNLVIRNARGEHEAV
- a CDS encoding extracellular solute-binding protein; this translates as MRLLRAFYTTVAIAATAFAFSASASAADLTVTAFGGSWEQAYRKCFVQPFEKATGKSVDVILGTPVQWVNQIAANPQKPPIDVIVGSVEGAKMARDRGLLDKLTPAEVPNMAELNPKLVAYGGGYGFPITYGAYGLMYSTKAVPNPPKSWQEFVEGTVKGQWKAALPSVSYVANAAGLIALFTKIYGGSYDNIQPALDQVKRMQASGNVTFYSDPNSPLMALRSGDIDMAMYFDGRAWAEHDANNPDIGYLNPAPGAVGYPNMAQKVKNGSPLGLQFMNALASAEGQACFANAMQYAASNINVKYVPKVQPRIATEERSILVSFDDIAAVSPQWVETWNKQIGK